CATCGCCTGATCCGTCAGTGCGCACAACTGTAGAATCCTATGGCGACGCCTTTTGCCAGTATCTGCACGATGCGGCGGCGTCTTTGCAAGCCCAACGTGAAGGAGTTAACCAAGATGTCAAAACCAGTGTGGATCAGATTAATTCCTATGCCAAACAATTGGCGGATTTAAACCAAACGATCTCGCAAGCGAAAGCCAGCGGTTCGCCGGCGAATGAACTGCAGGATCAGCGTGATTTGCTTTTAGATAAGCTGTCGGCTGTTGCGGGTATTTCGGTGACCAAAACGGTGCAAAGCGGCGGTGACGAGAATAATCCTATCTGGTCGGTAAGCATTGGCAGTCAGACTCTTGTTAATGGAAGTTACTATGATACGATAAATTGTACAGCTTCGGCGGATAATATGTTTACCCTCCAGTGGGAAAAAACAGGGGAAGCTTTTGTTTCTAGTGGCGGTTCACTTGGCTCGCAGTTGGAACTACGTGACGGTACTGGTACAGGAGGGACATACCAGGGGGTTCCCTACTATCAGGAACAACTGAATGTATTTGCACGGACTTTTGCACGTTCTTTCAATGAAGGCAGCACTACAAGCACTACCAGCCAAACAGGCGGGCATGCAACAGGATATGGAGCTGATGGTTCTACTGGCTTGTGCTTTTTCACCTCGTCTACCGATAATAGCACAACTGCGTTTCGGGCTAGCGGCGTTGATTTTAATGCACAATATGCTAAGCTAACTGCGGCGAATATTTCTATATCCTCCGATATCAAGAGCAATGTGTCCAAGATTGCGGCGGCTAGCACGAATCCGACAACGACGTCAGGCGAAAGTGATAACAATAATGCCAAGTCTTTGGCCGATTTGCTGCAATCAACTAATTGTATGGGGACAAATAAGGGGACGCCAGAAGATGCCATTAACGCCATTGTAACGACAATGGGCACTAACAGCGCTTATGCTAAACGCATGGCCACGAACTTAAGCTC
This genomic window from uncultured Anaeromusa sp. contains:
- the flgK gene encoding flagellar hook-associated protein FlgK, coding for MASTFFGVSIANSGLRSSQAALITTSNNVSNVKTTGYSRQVVTQTAAGAAAVYNGSGIIGGGSEVTAIERERNWRLDQSYWSQNTVQTTWQTKSNTMSQIESVFGEPSDNGFTTVMKNFHDALENLSKASPDPSVRTTVESYGDAFCQYLHDAAASLQAQREGVNQDVKTSVDQINSYAKQLADLNQTISQAKASGSPANELQDQRDLLLDKLSAVAGISVTKTVQSGGDENNPIWSVSIGSQTLVNGSYYDTINCTASADNMFTLQWEKTGEAFVSSGGSLGSQLELRDGTGTGGTYQGVPYYQEQLNVFARTFARSFNEGSTTSTTSQTGGHATGYGADGSTGLCFFTSSTDNSTTAFRASGVDFNAQYAKLTAANISISSDIKSNVSKIAAASTNPTTTSGESDNNNAKSLADLLQSTNCMGTNKGTPEDAINAIVTTMGTNSAYAKRMATNLSSAVATIASRRSSVSGVSTNEEASNLTMYQQAYESSAKVLNTWDDIYTTTLGLLNGD